A stretch of the Desulfocurvus vexinensis DSM 17965 genome encodes the following:
- a CDS encoding SDR family oxidoreductase — MSEPQDSGARGRTTVCVLGATGYVGGRLVPVLLEAGWRVRAVGRSAHKLRCRAFAGHPRCELAEADALDQASLERALAGCRVVYYLVHSMETEAGDYAEKDRRAARCTALAAAAAGVERLVYLGGLVPDDPHLSKHLRSRAEVGAILSGGPVPATVLRAGIIIGSGSASFEIMRYIVDRLPVMLTPRWVRTESQPIAIRDVLFYLAGCLEHPETTGRTFDIGGPYIETYERLFRMYQQEAGLPRRLIIPVPLLTPRLSSLWLGLVSPIPTALARPLVLGLRNRVVCKEHTIREIMPRELTDCRTAIRLALDRIQHSMVDTSWSDAGPLHVPEWTASGDAPYAGGTVFQDAYRIRLAGCPEELWDRVTAIGGATGWYGYDLLWQLRGLLDKLVGGVGLRRGRRHPTRISVGDALDFWRVLDMQAPERLVLLAEMKLPGEALLEFTLDQLPCGDTDLTMTARFLPRGVGGLLYWWAVYPFHAVVFKGMARALAARTTCAVLDGPRAVPGRAPVCHLPGQGGACPGPDQGACRIPPEPQDPPAPGTPGPGA, encoded by the coding sequence ATGTCTGAGCCGCAGGACTCCGGGGCGCGCGGGCGGACCACCGTCTGCGTGCTGGGCGCCACGGGCTACGTGGGCGGGCGGCTGGTGCCCGTGCTGCTGGAGGCGGGCTGGCGGGTGCGCGCCGTGGGCCGCTCGGCCCACAAGCTGCGCTGCCGGGCCTTCGCCGGGCACCCGCGCTGCGAGCTGGCCGAGGCCGACGCCCTGGACCAGGCCTCCCTGGAGCGGGCCCTGGCGGGCTGCCGGGTGGTCTACTACCTGGTGCACTCCATGGAAACCGAGGCCGGGGACTACGCCGAGAAGGACCGCCGGGCCGCCCGGTGCACCGCCCTGGCCGCCGCCGCCGCCGGGGTGGAGCGGCTCGTCTACCTGGGCGGGCTGGTGCCTGACGACCCGCACCTGAGCAAGCACCTGCGCTCGCGGGCCGAGGTGGGCGCGATCCTCTCGGGCGGCCCGGTGCCTGCCACGGTGCTGCGCGCGGGCATCATCATCGGCTCGGGCAGCGCGTCCTTCGAGATCATGCGCTACATCGTGGACCGGCTGCCCGTGATGCTCACCCCGCGCTGGGTGCGCACCGAATCGCAGCCCATCGCCATCCGCGACGTGCTTTTCTACCTGGCGGGCTGCCTGGAGCACCCCGAGACCACGGGCCGGACCTTCGACATCGGCGGGCCGTACATCGAGACCTACGAGCGGCTGTTCCGCATGTACCAGCAGGAGGCCGGGCTGCCCCGGCGGCTGATCATCCCCGTGCCGCTGCTCACGCCCCGGCTGTCGTCGCTGTGGCTGGGGCTGGTGTCGCCCATCCCCACGGCCCTGGCGCGGCCCCTGGTCCTTGGGTTGCGCAACCGCGTGGTGTGCAAGGAGCACACCATCCGCGAGATCATGCCCCGCGAGCTGACCGACTGCCGCACGGCCATCCGCCTGGCCCTGGACCGCATCCAGCACAGCATGGTGGACACGAGCTGGTCCGACGCCGGGCCGCTGCATGTGCCGGAGTGGACCGCCAGCGGCGACGCGCCCTACGCGGGGGGCACCGTGTTCCAGGACGCCTACCGCATCCGCCTGGCGGGCTGCCCCGAGGAACTGTGGGACCGCGTGACGGCCATCGGCGGCGCCACGGGCTGGTACGGGTACGATCTGTTGTGGCAGCTGCGCGGGCTGCTGGACAAGCTCGTGGGCGGGGTGGGCCTGCGGCGCGGGCGCAGGCACCCCACGCGCATCAGCGTGGGCGACGCCCTGGACTTCTGGCGCGTGCTCGACATGCAGGCCCCCGAGCGGCTGGTGCTGCTGGCGGAGATGAAGCTGCCCGGCGAGGCGCTCCTGGAGTTCACCCTGGACCAGTTGCCCTGCGGCGACACGGACCTGACCATGACCGCGCGCTTCCTGCCGCGCGGGGTGGGCGGGCTGCTGTACTGGTGGGCCGTGTATCCGTTCCACGCCGTGGTGTTCAAGGGCATGGCCCGGGCCCTGGCGGCCCGCACCACCTGCGCCGTGCTCGACGGGCCCCGGGCCGTGCCGGGGCGGGCCCCGGTCTGCCACCTGCCCGGACAGGGCGGCGCGTGCCCGGGCCCGGACCAGGGCGCCTGCCGGATCCCCCCCGAGCCCCAGGACCCGCCCGCCCCGGGCACCCCCGGCCCTGGGGCCTGA
- a CDS encoding YbgA family protein: protein MDEGRIRLGIARCLLGDAVRYDGTHKLDRTLRDGLGQFVDWVPVCPEVECGMPVPREAVRLVGDPAAPRLVGRASGTDFTAQMRAWGQERLEALAGEGLCGYVFRYGSPSSGMSRVKVYREDGGPPRHDGAGLWAGMVMARFPDLPFEDDGRLRDPAIRENFITRVFTLMRWRQAMAGGATPGALVDFHTRHKLLLMAHSVELYRELGRLVAGAGGPGAEALAGRYFPLLRKALSFLPTTRKHTNVLSHVQGYFKRVLSADERQELTELIGQYRAGLVPLVVPVTLLNHYVRKYGQTYLAAQVYLHPYPAELMLRNHV from the coding sequence ATGGACGAAGGACGCATCCGCCTGGGCATCGCGCGGTGCCTTTTGGGCGACGCCGTGCGCTACGACGGCACGCACAAGCTCGACCGCACCCTGCGCGACGGGCTGGGGCAATTCGTGGACTGGGTGCCGGTGTGCCCGGAGGTGGAATGCGGCATGCCCGTGCCGCGCGAGGCCGTGCGCCTGGTGGGCGATCCGGCGGCGCCCCGGCTGGTGGGCCGCGCCTCGGGCACGGATTTCACCGCGCAGATGCGCGCCTGGGGCCAGGAGCGCCTGGAGGCCCTGGCGGGCGAGGGGTTGTGCGGCTATGTGTTCCGCTACGGGTCGCCCTCCAGCGGCATGAGCCGGGTCAAGGTCTACCGCGAGGACGGCGGCCCCCCGCGCCACGACGGCGCGGGCCTGTGGGCGGGCATGGTCATGGCCCGCTTTCCCGACCTGCCCTTCGAGGACGACGGGCGCCTGCGCGACCCGGCCATCCGCGAGAATTTCATCACCCGCGTGTTCACCCTGATGCGCTGGCGCCAGGCCATGGCCGGGGGCGCCACGCCCGGGGCGCTGGTGGACTTCCACACCCGCCACAAGCTGCTGCTCATGGCCCACAGCGTGGAGCTGTACCGCGAGCTGGGGCGGCTGGTGGCCGGGGCGGGCGGGCCCGGGGCCGAAGCCCTGGCCGGGCGCTATTTCCCCCTGCTGCGCAAGGCCCTGTCCTTCCTGCCGACCACGCGCAAGCACACCAACGTGCTCTCCCATGTGCAGGGCTACTTCAAGCGCGTGCTCAGCGCCGACGAGCGCCAGGAGCTGACGGAGCTCATCGGGCAGTACCGCGCGGGGCTGGTGCCGCTGGTGGTGCCGGTGACGTTGCTCAACCACTATGTGCGCAAGTACGGGCAGACCTATCTGGCCGCGCAGGTCTACCTGCACCCGTACCCCGCCGAGCTGATGCTGAGGAACCATGTCTGA
- a CDS encoding OsmC family protein — protein MGTTRSIDIEYTGGLAVTAHMQGRAIATDQSVEDGGQGAAPSPFDLFLASLATCAGLYALRFCQSRSLSTEGLGLTVSCTFADKGFHVRAMDFALTLPAGFPDKYRDALVRAVELCTVKKHILDPPAFSVRVAG, from the coding sequence ATGGGCACGACGCGCAGCATCGACATCGAGTACACCGGCGGGCTGGCCGTGACGGCGCACATGCAGGGCCGGGCCATCGCCACGGATCAGTCCGTGGAGGACGGCGGGCAGGGCGCGGCGCCTTCGCCCTTCGACCTGTTCCTGGCTTCGCTGGCCACCTGCGCGGGGCTTTACGCCCTGCGCTTCTGCCAGAGCCGCTCCCTGTCCACCGAGGGCCTGGGGCTGACGGTGAGCTGCACCTTCGCCGACAAGGGCTTCCACGTGCGGGCCATGGACTTCGCCCTGACCCTGCCTGCGGGCTTTCCCGACAAGTACCGCGACGCGCTGGTGCGCGCCGTGGAGCTGTGCACGGTGAAGAAGCATATCCTGGACCCGCCCGCGTTCTCGGTGCGCGTGGCCGGGTAG
- a CDS encoding class I fructose-bisphosphate aldolase: protein MIGTMRRLGRLFDPRSAKSLILALDHGASEGMISGLAEFPALLAGIAQLPVQGVVLNKGLARASVSSIDLGKRVVIQLSAGTRHGVPTYNQSLVCSLSEALRLGADAVSVHVNIGNDLEDRMLTDFGMVTDEAHGLGIPVMAVIYARGGQIVNELDPSLIGHCIRLGGELGADIVCAPYSGDAQRFSQAVAACPVPVLLAGGPGQSNWEGFKRAVADGLGAGAAGAVLGRSIFQHKEPLVALAEMCALVHGDPNP, encoded by the coding sequence ATGATCGGAACCATGCGGCGGCTTGGCCGCCTGTTCGACCCCAGGAGCGCGAAATCCCTGATCCTGGCCCTGGACCACGGGGCCAGCGAGGGCATGATCAGCGGGCTCGCGGAGTTTCCCGCGCTGCTGGCGGGCATCGCGCAGCTGCCCGTGCAGGGGGTGGTGCTCAACAAGGGCCTGGCCCGGGCCAGCGTGTCGTCCATCGACCTGGGCAAGCGCGTGGTGATCCAGCTTTCGGCGGGCACCAGGCACGGGGTGCCGACGTACAACCAGAGCCTGGTCTGCTCGCTGTCCGAGGCGTTGCGCCTGGGGGCCGACGCGGTGTCGGTGCACGTGAACATCGGCAACGACCTGGAAGACCGGATGCTCACGGACTTCGGCATGGTCACCGACGAGGCCCACGGGCTGGGCATCCCGGTCATGGCCGTGATCTACGCGCGCGGCGGGCAGATCGTCAACGAGCTGGACCCCTCGCTCATCGGGCATTGCATCCGCCTGGGCGGCGAGCTGGGGGCGGACATCGTCTGCGCGCCGTATTCGGGCGATGCGCAGCGGTTTTCCCAGGCCGTGGCGGCCTGCCCGGTGCCGGTGCTGCTGGCGGGCGGGCCCGGGCAGTCCAACTGGGAGGGCTTCAAGCGCGCGGTGGCCGACGGCCTGGGGGCCGGGGCCGCCGGGGCGGTGCTCGGGCGCAGCATCTTCCAGCACAAGGAGCCGCTGGTCGCCCTGGCCGAGATGTGCGCCCTGGTCCACGGCGACCCCAACCCCTGA
- a CDS encoding THUMP domain-containing class I SAM-dependent RNA methyltransferase, with protein MFDFHRKSFVFVTCASGVEPMLEREIRALGLRPEATRPLGVALRASLDDCLRLNLHLRTAHRVLWEVLRTKAENADQLYAALAEVPWEQAIPADGHLTVVSSVDNPSIRDARFANLRVKDAVVDRMVAAVGRRPDSGPERTGSVLSLHWQGRSVSLSLDTSGEPLSNRGYRTMPHSAPMRETLAAACLLAAGFNGLGNMVNPMCGSGTLALEAALMATGTAPGLLREHFAFQHLPAFDPARWQALRDEARSRARPTTRGRIIATDHDPQAIAAARHNAAAAGLDSLVELDTCDFQDTTVPEPQRRAVNLIAVNPEYGLRLGDEAALEPVHAALGDFLKQRCQGYVGAVFTGNPRLAAKIGLRTRARLPLMNGPIECRLLLYDLYAGSRKTKDDTPGED; from the coding sequence GTGTTCGATTTCCACCGCAAAAGTTTCGTCTTCGTCACCTGCGCCAGCGGCGTGGAACCCATGCTGGAGCGCGAAATCCGCGCCCTGGGCCTGCGCCCCGAGGCCACGCGCCCCCTGGGCGTGGCCCTGCGCGCCAGCCTGGACGACTGCCTGCGCCTGAACCTGCACCTGCGCACCGCCCACCGCGTACTGTGGGAAGTGCTGCGCACCAAGGCCGAAAACGCCGACCAACTCTACGCCGCCCTGGCCGAAGTGCCCTGGGAGCAGGCCATCCCCGCCGACGGGCACCTCACCGTGGTCTCCAGCGTGGACAACCCCTCCATCCGCGACGCGCGCTTCGCCAACCTGCGCGTCAAGGACGCCGTGGTGGACCGCATGGTCGCCGCCGTGGGCCGACGCCCCGACTCCGGGCCCGAGCGCACCGGCAGCGTGCTTTCCCTGCACTGGCAAGGCCGCTCCGTGTCCCTGAGCCTGGACACCAGCGGCGAGCCCCTCTCCAACCGCGGCTACCGCACCATGCCCCACAGCGCGCCCATGCGCGAAACCCTGGCCGCCGCCTGCCTGCTGGCCGCAGGCTTCAACGGCCTGGGCAACATGGTCAACCCCATGTGCGGCAGCGGCACCCTGGCCCTGGAAGCCGCCCTGATGGCCACGGGCACCGCCCCGGGCCTGCTGCGCGAGCACTTCGCCTTCCAGCACCTGCCCGCCTTCGACCCCGCGCGCTGGCAGGCCCTGCGCGACGAGGCCCGCTCCCGCGCCCGGCCCACCACCCGGGGCCGCATCATCGCCACCGACCACGACCCCCAGGCCATCGCCGCCGCCCGGCACAACGCCGCCGCCGCAGGCCTGGACAGCCTCGTGGAACTGGACACCTGCGACTTCCAGGACACCACCGTGCCCGAACCCCAGCGCCGCGCCGTGAACCTCATCGCCGTGAACCCCGAATACGGCCTGCGCCTGGGCGACGAGGCCGCCCTGGAACCCGTGCACGCCGCCCTGGGCGACTTCCTCAAGCAGCGCTGCCAGGGCTACGTCGGCGCGGTGTTCACCGGCAACCCCCGCCTGGCCGCGAAAATCGGCCTGCGCACCCGCGCCCGCCTGCCGCTCATGAACGGCCCCATCGAATGCCGCCTGCTGCTCTACGACCTCTACGCGGGCAGCCGCAAAACCAAGGACGACACCCCCGGCGAGGACTGA
- a CDS encoding TOBE domain-containing protein — MTEETARAGNGAERAPGRLDPSRIFTVPPGVRHLDAGQLARLEAAFRAWAEAGRGAQARRARLRLLLLFLVLRYTGARLGEATGLDDRADLDLDGASATLGAGGARRVVPLPRLLCRELAAFRDGPMGAGLAGSAFAVDPGYVRRVFYARAEACGLPRELCAPRVLRASRAVELLRSGVPLAVVRDVLGQSSADLTAVYQAYSSEDARHIVRRLAPDDQPLRTSARNSFPCRVERVTRDAVMAEIALRTYSGTPLYSIITAESARNLGLEPGVPVMATVKAPLVEVVQADGARSCARNALAAVVSAVRATEVVAEVTGEAADGARLCALVGTAALREAPLAPGDLVQFRFKAMAVVLGAL; from the coding sequence ATGACGGAGGAAACGGCACGGGCCGGAAACGGGGCGGAACGAGCCCCCGGGCGCCTGGACCCCAGCCGGATATTCACCGTGCCCCCCGGGGTGCGCCACCTGGACGCCGGGCAACTGGCGCGCCTGGAGGCCGCCTTCCGCGCCTGGGCCGAGGCCGGGCGCGGCGCGCAGGCCCGCCGGGCGCGCCTGCGCCTGCTGCTGCTCTTCCTGGTGCTGCGCTACACCGGGGCCCGCCTGGGCGAGGCCACCGGCCTGGACGACCGCGCCGACCTGGACCTTGACGGGGCCAGCGCCACCCTGGGCGCGGGCGGCGCCCGGCGCGTGGTGCCCCTGCCGCGCCTGCTGTGCCGCGAGCTGGCCGCCTTCCGCGACGGGCCCATGGGCGCGGGCCTGGCCGGGAGCGCCTTTGCCGTGGACCCCGGCTACGTGCGCCGGGTGTTCTACGCCCGGGCCGAGGCCTGCGGCCTGCCCCGCGAGCTGTGCGCCCCGCGCGTGCTGCGCGCCTCGCGTGCCGTGGAGCTGTTGCGCAGCGGGGTGCCCCTGGCCGTGGTCCGCGACGTGCTCGGCCAGTCGTCGGCAGACCTGACCGCCGTCTATCAGGCCTACTCCAGCGAGGACGCGCGGCACATCGTGCGCCGCCTGGCCCCCGACGACCAGCCCCTGCGCACCAGCGCGCGCAACAGCTTCCCCTGCCGCGTGGAGCGCGTCACCCGCGACGCCGTCATGGCCGAAATCGCCCTGCGCACCTACTCGGGCACGCCCCTGTATTCCATCATCACCGCCGAAAGCGCGCGCAACCTGGGCCTGGAGCCCGGGGTGCCGGTCATGGCCACCGTCAAGGCCCCGCTGGTGGAGGTGGTGCAGGCCGACGGGGCCCGGAGCTGCGCGCGCAACGCCCTGGCCGCAGTGGTCAGCGCCGTGCGCGCCACGGAGGTCGTGGCCGAGGTCACCGGCGAGGCCGCCGACGGCGCGCGCCTGTGCGCCCTGGTCGGCACCGCCGCCCTGCGCGAGGCGCCCCTGGCCCCCGGCGATCTGGTCCAGTTCCGCTTCAAGGCCATGGCCGTGGTGCTCGGCGCCCTGTAG
- the modA gene encoding molybdate ABC transporter substrate-binding protein — MKRLASLLAALLLVLAAAPAPAADLLLAQAANFTPAMEEIIPAFEKATGLKAEATYTSTGKLYGQIVSGAPFDILLAANEDTPAKLLAEGRAEAPFVYATGRVVLWTLKKELCAMSWPEAVRASAKVAIANVETAPYGTASMKAMQAVGLWDEVQPVLVFGQNISQPFQFAASGAADAGFCALSSTFTPEGAKGCFLEVPEAPKVVQAACVLTSAPNPEAARRFVEFLGTPEVAAIKAKYGYE, encoded by the coding sequence ATGAAACGTCTCGCGTCCCTGCTTGCCGCCCTGCTGCTGGTCCTGGCGGCGGCCCCGGCCCCGGCGGCGGACCTCTTGCTGGCCCAGGCCGCCAACTTCACCCCGGCCATGGAGGAGATCATCCCCGCCTTCGAGAAGGCCACCGGCCTCAAGGCCGAGGCCACCTACACGTCCACGGGCAAGCTGTACGGCCAGATCGTCAGCGGCGCGCCCTTCGACATCCTGCTGGCCGCCAACGAGGACACCCCGGCCAAGCTGCTGGCCGAAGGCCGCGCCGAGGCGCCCTTTGTCTACGCCACGGGCCGCGTGGTGCTCTGGACGCTCAAGAAGGAGCTGTGCGCCATGTCCTGGCCCGAGGCCGTGCGCGCCAGCGCCAAGGTGGCCATCGCCAACGTGGAGACCGCGCCCTACGGCACGGCGTCCATGAAGGCCATGCAGGCCGTGGGCCTGTGGGACGAGGTGCAGCCTGTGCTGGTCTTCGGGCAGAACATCAGCCAGCCTTTCCAGTTCGCTGCTTCCGGCGCGGCGGACGCGGGCTTCTGCGCCCTGTCGTCCACCTTCACCCCCGAGGGCGCAAAGGGCTGCTTCCTGGAAGTGCCCGAGGCCCCGAAGGTCGTCCAGGCCGCCTGCGTGCTGACCAGCGCGCCCAACCCCGAGGCCGCGCGCCGGTTCGTCGAGTTCCTGGGCACGCCCGAGGTCGCGGCCATCAAGGCCAAGTACGGATACGAATAG
- the modB gene encoding molybdate ABC transporter permease subunit encodes MLEPLVLSAKLALITTLLIPLAAAPLAYVLAFRRFPGKSLLDALVSLPMVLPPTVLGFALLLAMRPQGALGGTWESLTGQRLVFSFTGIVLASLVYNLPFAVQPLRTAFEKLDPRLLEASAVLGLSPLRTFFRVVLPCSLPGLAAASVLVFAHSLGEFGVILMVGGSIPGSTKVAAIAIYEAVEAMRYNDALMICLALVPVSFAALVAINSMNGRR; translated from the coding sequence ATGCTTGAGCCGCTCGTCCTCTCGGCCAAGCTGGCCCTGATCACGACGCTGCTCATCCCGTTGGCGGCGGCGCCGTTGGCCTACGTCCTGGCCTTCCGGCGCTTCCCCGGCAAGAGCCTGCTGGACGCCCTGGTGTCCCTGCCCATGGTGCTGCCGCCAACGGTCCTGGGGTTCGCCCTGCTGCTGGCCATGCGCCCGCAGGGCGCCCTGGGCGGCACCTGGGAGTCGCTCACCGGGCAGCGGCTGGTGTTCAGCTTCACAGGCATCGTGCTGGCCTCGCTGGTCTACAACCTGCCCTTTGCCGTGCAGCCGCTGCGCACGGCCTTCGAAAAGCTCGACCCCCGGCTGCTGGAGGCCAGCGCAGTGCTCGGCCTGTCGCCGCTGCGCACGTTCTTCCGGGTGGTGCTGCCGTGCAGCCTGCCCGGGCTGGCCGCGGCATCGGTGCTGGTGTTCGCCCACAGCCTGGGCGAGTTCGGGGTCATCCTCATGGTCGGCGGCAGCATCCCCGGCAGCACCAAGGTGGCGGCCATCGCCATCTACGAGGCCGTGGAAGCCATGCGCTACAACGACGCGCTCATGATCTGCCTGGCGCTGGTACCCGTGAGCTTCGCGGCGCTGGTGGCCATCAACAGCATGAACGGGAGGCGCTAG
- a CDS encoding ATP-binding cassette domain-containing protein — protein sequence MPLAMTVRKRLPHFTLEAELRCEPGTLTALVGPSGAGKTTLMRIAAGLERPDEGRVALGSTVWVDTRAGVFVPPRQRGLGFVFQDYPLFPHLTVRANVAIAARRKERVDELLTLFGIARLAGKRPGAISGGERQRAAFCQALARDPVLLLLDEPFSALDAATRRALRTELAGLKATLGVPILHVTHDLGEARELGDAIVAVEEGRLCPEWLERNAGGAAAACRGAAPDPGRGTPSPCTPCKGATPP from the coding sequence ATGCCCCTGGCCATGACCGTGCGCAAGCGCCTGCCGCACTTCACCCTCGAAGCGGAGCTGCGCTGCGAGCCGGGCACGCTGACCGCCCTGGTGGGCCCCTCGGGCGCGGGCAAGACGACGCTCATGCGCATCGCCGCCGGGCTGGAACGGCCCGACGAGGGCCGCGTGGCCCTGGGGTCTACCGTGTGGGTGGATACCCGGGCCGGGGTCTTCGTGCCCCCGCGCCAGCGGGGCCTGGGCTTCGTGTTCCAGGACTACCCGCTGTTCCCGCACCTGACCGTGCGGGCCAACGTGGCCATCGCCGCGCGGCGCAAGGAGCGGGTGGACGAGCTGCTTACGCTCTTCGGCATCGCCCGGCTGGCGGGCAAGCGGCCCGGGGCCATCTCGGGCGGCGAGCGCCAGCGGGCCGCCTTCTGCCAGGCCCTGGCCCGCGACCCCGTGCTGCTGCTGCTCGACGAGCCCTTCTCGGCCCTGGACGCCGCCACCCGGCGCGCCCTGCGCACGGAGCTGGCCGGGCTCAAGGCCACGCTGGGCGTGCCCATCCTGCACGTGACCCACGACCTGGGCGAAGCCCGGGAGCTGGGCGACGCCATCGTCGCCGTGGAGGAGGGCCGGCTGTGCCCCGAATGGCTCGAGCGCAACGCGGGCGGCGCGGCGGCGGCCTGCCGGGGCGCTGCCCCGGACCCCGGCAGGGGGACGCCGTCCCCCTGCACCCCCTGCAAGGGGGCAACGCCCCCTTGA
- a CDS encoding MogA/MoaB family molybdenum cofactor biosynthesis protein, which produces MNETFPATVLTAPAALDLAPGQAVLAAPAAAGLPGLHCDPAACALPVGTRLTPALAGAALVVEARLTVPGPEQAPAPALALRATAALTLAPGEHPCTAARPGLALAVVILSDKGAAGLREDKCAPIILERAGAALALAHARTWIIPDDPARLRALLTELCLTQGFDLVLTSGGTGVGPRDTTPEATLAVIDRRLPGFERAMTAASLAATPHGAISRAVAGTLGRALVVNMPGSPKAVAENLDPLLPTITHTLKKLQGDPEDCAQA; this is translated from the coding sequence ATGAACGAGACCTTCCCCGCCACCGTCCTGACCGCGCCTGCAGCCCTCGACCTCGCCCCCGGGCAGGCCGTGCTGGCCGCCCCCGCCGCCGCCGGGCTGCCCGGCCTGCACTGCGACCCCGCCGCCTGCGCCCTGCCCGTGGGCACCCGCCTGACCCCCGCGCTCGCAGGGGCGGCCCTGGTGGTCGAGGCGCGCCTGACCGTGCCCGGCCCGGAACAGGCCCCGGCCCCGGCCCTGGCCCTGCGCGCCACCGCCGCCCTGACCCTGGCCCCCGGCGAGCATCCCTGCACCGCCGCGCGCCCCGGGCTGGCCCTGGCCGTGGTCATCCTCTCCGACAAGGGCGCCGCAGGCCTGCGCGAGGACAAATGCGCGCCCATCATCCTGGAACGCGCAGGCGCGGCCCTGGCCCTGGCCCACGCCCGGACCTGGATCATCCCCGACGACCCCGCACGCCTGCGCGCCCTGCTTACCGAGCTGTGCCTGACCCAGGGCTTCGACCTCGTGCTCACCAGCGGCGGCACGGGCGTAGGCCCGCGCGACACCACCCCCGAGGCGACCCTCGCCGTCATCGACCGCCGCCTGCCCGGCTTCGAGCGCGCCATGACCGCCGCCTCCCTGGCCGCCACGCCCCACGGCGCCATCTCGCGCGCCGTGGCCGGAACCCTGGGCCGCGCCCTGGTGGTCAACATGCCCGGCTCGCCCAAGGCCGTGGCCGAAAACCTCGACCCCCTGCTGCCCACCATCACCCATACCCTGAAGAAGCTCCAGGGCGACCCCGAGGACTGCGCCCAGGCCTGA
- a CDS encoding DUF1614 domain-containing protein, translated as MRPQLQFPLMLVALVGFMAALALLFILVQVGLVTLAFAKLGLSPAQGFALLFATLLGSGVNIPVVRTGLLVRRPVLRGFTSFGQLRMAAETELVPQTIAVNLGGCVIPCLLCLSLVSRMGAPAGLLLATGAVTGLCYALARPLPGRGIAVPVLLPPLATALAALLLAPPELTAPVAYVAGTLGTLVGADLLHLATPRTRRALDAPVLSIGGAGTFDGIFITGIVAVLLA; from the coding sequence GTGCGCCCGCAGTTGCAGTTCCCCCTGATGCTCGTTGCCCTCGTGGGCTTCATGGCCGCCCTGGCGCTGCTGTTCATCCTGGTCCAGGTCGGCCTGGTGACCCTGGCCTTTGCCAAGCTGGGCCTGAGCCCGGCCCAGGGCTTCGCGCTGCTCTTCGCCACCCTGCTGGGCAGCGGGGTGAACATCCCCGTGGTCCGCACGGGGCTGCTGGTCCGGCGCCCGGTGCTGCGCGGCTTCACCAGCTTCGGCCAGCTGCGCATGGCCGCCGAAACCGAACTGGTGCCCCAGACCATCGCCGTGAACCTGGGCGGCTGCGTGATCCCCTGCCTGCTGTGCCTGTCCCTGGTCAGCCGCATGGGCGCCCCGGCAGGGCTGCTGCTGGCCACGGGCGCGGTGACGGGGCTGTGCTACGCCCTGGCCCGGCCCCTGCCCGGGCGCGGCATCGCCGTCCCCGTGCTGCTGCCGCCCCTGGCCACGGCCCTGGCCGCGCTGCTGCTGGCCCCGCCGGAGCTGACCGCCCCCGTGGCCTACGTGGCGGGCACCCTGGGCACCCTGGTGGGCGCAGACCTGCTGCACCTGGCCACCCCGCGCACCCGCCGCGCCCTGGACGCCCCCGTGCTGTCCATCGGCGGCGCGGGCACCTTCGACGGCATCTTCATCACCGGCATCGTGGCCGTGCTGCTGGCCTGA
- the rfbA gene encoding glucose-1-phosphate thymidylyltransferase RfbA, with translation MKGIILAGGSGTRLYPLTLTVSKQLLPIYDKPMIYYPLSVLMLAGIREILIISTPQDLPRFRELLGDGSQLGLTLEYKEQPSPDGLAQAFLLGAEFIGDDTVCLVLGDNIFYGHGLSVTLQACARLEKGGIIFGYKVRDPERYGVVEFDALHNVVSIEEKPARPRSRYAVTGLYFYDNDVVEIARKLTPSARGELEITDVNNAYLRRGDLKAEFFGRGLAWLDTGTHESLLQAGNFVQAVQERQGVIIACVEEIAWRMGYIRLPQLEALAQPLAKTHYGRYLLEIVADNS, from the coding sequence ATGAAAGGCATCATCCTCGCGGGCGGCTCGGGCACGCGGCTGTATCCGCTGACCCTCACGGTGAGCAAGCAGCTTTTGCCCATCTACGACAAGCCCATGATCTACTACCCGCTGTCGGTGCTCATGCTGGCGGGCATCCGCGAGATCCTGATCATCTCCACGCCCCAGGACCTGCCGCGCTTCCGCGAGCTGCTGGGCGACGGCTCCCAGCTGGGGCTGACCCTGGAATACAAGGAGCAGCCCAGCCCCGACGGCCTGGCCCAGGCCTTCCTGCTGGGGGCGGAGTTCATTGGCGACGACACGGTCTGCCTGGTGCTTGGCGACAACATCTTCTACGGCCACGGGCTGTCCGTGACCCTGCAGGCCTGCGCCCGGCTGGAGAAGGGCGGCATCATCTTCGGCTACAAGGTGCGCGACCCCGAGCGCTACGGCGTGGTGGAGTTCGACGCGCTGCACAACGTGGTCAGCATCGAGGAGAAGCCCGCGCGGCCCAGGTCGCGCTACGCGGTGACGGGGCTGTACTTCTACGACAACGACGTGGTGGAGATCGCCCGCAAGCTGACGCCCTCGGCGCGCGGGGAGCTGGAGATCACCGACGTGAACAACGCCTACCTGCGCCGGGGCGACCTCAAGGCCGAGTTCTTCGGGCGCGGCCTGGCCTGGCTGGACACGGGCACCCACGAGTCGCTGCTCCAGGCGGGCAATTTCGTGCAGGCCGTGCAGGAGCGCCAGGGCGTGATCATCGCCTGCGTGGAGGAGATCGCCTGGCGCATGGGCTACATCCGCCTGCCCCAGCTCGAAGCCCTGGCCCAACCCCTGGCCAAGACCCACTACGGGCGCTACCTGCTGGAGATCGTGGCCGACAACAGCTAG